A region of Candidatus Bathyarchaeia archaeon DNA encodes the following proteins:
- the dapA gene encoding 4-hydroxy-tetrahydrodipicolinate synthase produces MGKPLFEGVFTAIVTPFDSEDNVDFEALRDVVRFQIKNGIHGFFACGTIGEGVLMSVEQRKSVAEAIIREAAGKVPVIVHVGTTNTGESVSLAKHAELLGARAVGAITPFFFKPDVEGLIDHYRMIAEAVKIPVFAYNIPQMTGFNLTPEIFRMLCAIEGVAGIKDSSGNLSQLQEIIETAPKPITVINGADELLLAALLVGANAEISGVANAAPELMVELYESVKESDYAKALKLQRKVNVLKRILYGSGPSNIALIKAAMELRGIRAGLPRKPLRPIKPDELVRLRDKLKALNLYW; encoded by the coding sequence TGACTTTGAGGCTCTTAGGGATGTTGTACGTTTTCAGATCAAAAATGGGATTCATGGTTTCTTTGCCTGCGGAACAATTGGTGAGGGGGTTTTGATGAGCGTTGAGCAGAGGAAATCTGTTGCTGAAGCGATTATTAGGGAGGCGGCGGGTAAGGTTCCGGTGATAGTTCATGTTGGCACAACAAACACTGGGGAAAGCGTCAGCCTTGCTAAGCATGCTGAGCTTCTGGGTGCTAGAGCTGTTGGGGCAATTACACCTTTCTTCTTTAAGCCTGACGTTGAGGGGTTGATAGATCATTATAGAATGATTGCTGAAGCCGTGAAAATACCGGTCTTCGCATATAATATCCCACAAATGACTGGTTTTAATCTTACACCAGAAATCTTCAGAATGCTATGCGCTATTGAAGGTGTTGCGGGAATAAAGGATTCAAGTGGAAACTTAAGTCAGCTACAAGAGATTATAGAGACAGCGCCCAAGCCTATAACAGTTATAAATGGTGCTGATGAGCTGCTCCTAGCAGCCCTACTCGTGGGTGCAAATGCTGAAATATCTGGGGTGGCAAACGCGGCTCCAGAGCTCATGGTTGAACTATATGAGTCAGTTAAGGAAAGCGATTATGCTAAAGCGCTTAAACTTCAAAGAAAGGTGAATGTTTTGAAGAGAATACTTTATGGTAGTGGTCCATCAAATATAGCGTTAATAAAGGCGGCTATGGAGCTTAGGGGTATAAGAGCAGGGCTTCCAAGAAAACCCTTAAGACCCATAAAACCCGATGAGCTAGTTAGACTAAGAGATAAGCTTAAGGCACTAAACCTCTACTGGTGA